Proteins encoded within one genomic window of Rhododendron vialii isolate Sample 1 chromosome 1a, ASM3025357v1:
- the LOC131316627 gene encoding transcription factor PCL1-like isoform X1, with amino-acid sequence MDEEESMADCDERVMEWEVGLPSAEDLTPLSQPLIPRELATAFSISPEPRRSAIDVHRASQDTLSSIRGQLHALSSSGNVNFKSFNDEEADPTMDGSDPRKLRRIEAGGGATEDDAAENGNDDAAARAAAAMKRPRLVWTPQLHKRFVEVVAHLGIKNAVPKTIMQLMNVEGLTRENVASHLQKYRLYLKRMQGLSSEGPSASDPLFASTPVPQSLHESGAMVPETRRRDAGTWSGGSVQGHGNGQVQVPIPMPYPPQMMHMPVFGMAHGNGHLGMPMGNLATPGSYHGFESHPYSMVPQRDWSGNKFGSFASYQHVTPNDK; translated from the exons ATGGACGAAGAAGAGAGTATGGCTGATTGCGATGAGAGAGTTATGGAGTGGGAGGTGGGGCTGCCGAGCGCCGAGGACCTGACGCCGTTGTCTCAGCCGTTGATCCCGCGGGAACTGGCGACGGCGTTCAGCATCTCGCCGGAGCCTCGCCGGAGCGCGATCGACGTCCACCGCGCGTCGCAGGACACGCTCTCGAGTATCCGGGGGCAGCTGCACGCGCTGTCCTCGTCGGGCAATGTTAACTTCAAGTCGTTCAACGACGAGGAGGCGGATCCGACGATGGACGGGTCGGATCCGAGGAAGTTGAGGAGGATTGAAG CAGGAGGTGGTGCTACAGAGGATGACGCGGCGGAAAACGGAAACGACGATGCGGCGGCACGGGCGGCAGCGGCGATGAAGCGGCCGCGGCTCGTGTGGACGCCGCAGCTGCACAAGAGGTTCGTGGAGGTGGTGGCGCATTTAGGGATAAAGAACGCGGTGCCGAAGACGATTATGCAGCTGATGAACGTGGAGGGATTGACGAGAGAAAACGTGGCGAGTCACTTGCAGAAGTATAGGCTGTATCTGAAGAGGATGCAGGGGTTATCGAGTGAGGGTCCGTCAGCATCGGACCCTCTGTTTGCGTCAACCCCTGTGCCTCAGAGCTTACATGAGTCCGGAGCTATGGTACCGGAAACGAGAAGAAGGGATGCGGGGACGTG GTCCGGAGGAAGTGTACAGGGGCATGGGAATGGGCAAGTCCAGGTTCCGATTCCAATGCCTTACCCACCGCAGATGATGCATATGCCAGTGTTTGGCATGGCCCACGGTAATGGCCATCTGGGGATGCCTATGGGTAATCTGGCCACACCTGGTTCTTATCACGGGTTTGAGTCACATCCATATAGTATGGTGCCGCAGAGGGACTGGTCTGGAAATAAGTTTGGCTCATTTGCATCCTATCAACATGTTACTCCTAATGATAAGTAA
- the LOC131316627 gene encoding transcription factor PCL1-like isoform X2 — MDEEESMADCDERVMEWEVGLPSAEDLTPLSQPLIPRELATAFSISPEPRRSAIDVHRASQDTLSSIRGQLHALSSSGNVNFKSFNDEEADPTMDGSDPRKLRRIEGGGATEDDAAENGNDDAAARAAAAMKRPRLVWTPQLHKRFVEVVAHLGIKNAVPKTIMQLMNVEGLTRENVASHLQKYRLYLKRMQGLSSEGPSASDPLFASTPVPQSLHESGAMVPETRRRDAGTWSGGSVQGHGNGQVQVPIPMPYPPQMMHMPVFGMAHGNGHLGMPMGNLATPGSYHGFESHPYSMVPQRDWSGNKFGSFASYQHVTPNDK; from the exons ATGGACGAAGAAGAGAGTATGGCTGATTGCGATGAGAGAGTTATGGAGTGGGAGGTGGGGCTGCCGAGCGCCGAGGACCTGACGCCGTTGTCTCAGCCGTTGATCCCGCGGGAACTGGCGACGGCGTTCAGCATCTCGCCGGAGCCTCGCCGGAGCGCGATCGACGTCCACCGCGCGTCGCAGGACACGCTCTCGAGTATCCGGGGGCAGCTGCACGCGCTGTCCTCGTCGGGCAATGTTAACTTCAAGTCGTTCAACGACGAGGAGGCGGATCCGACGATGGACGGGTCGGATCCGAGGAAGTTGAGGAGGATTGAAG GAGGTGGTGCTACAGAGGATGACGCGGCGGAAAACGGAAACGACGATGCGGCGGCACGGGCGGCAGCGGCGATGAAGCGGCCGCGGCTCGTGTGGACGCCGCAGCTGCACAAGAGGTTCGTGGAGGTGGTGGCGCATTTAGGGATAAAGAACGCGGTGCCGAAGACGATTATGCAGCTGATGAACGTGGAGGGATTGACGAGAGAAAACGTGGCGAGTCACTTGCAGAAGTATAGGCTGTATCTGAAGAGGATGCAGGGGTTATCGAGTGAGGGTCCGTCAGCATCGGACCCTCTGTTTGCGTCAACCCCTGTGCCTCAGAGCTTACATGAGTCCGGAGCTATGGTACCGGAAACGAGAAGAAGGGATGCGGGGACGTG GTCCGGAGGAAGTGTACAGGGGCATGGGAATGGGCAAGTCCAGGTTCCGATTCCAATGCCTTACCCACCGCAGATGATGCATATGCCAGTGTTTGGCATGGCCCACGGTAATGGCCATCTGGGGATGCCTATGGGTAATCTGGCCACACCTGGTTCTTATCACGGGTTTGAGTCACATCCATATAGTATGGTGCCGCAGAGGGACTGGTCTGGAAATAAGTTTGGCTCATTTGCATCCTATCAACATGTTACTCCTAATGATAAGTAA